The genomic window AAGCCCAAAAGAGCTTGGAAGGTTATCTTTCTCGGGGTGAGGTGGCTGAAGTTCAGCAAACCAATACTTTTCTTGAGAATCTGGCGAAAAAGCTGGAGTCTCAAACCCGAATCGTTTCAAAGATGAATGAAAGCGTTGAGCTGATTCGTAAAAAGCTCGTTGTGGCTTCTAAAGAGAAGAAAATCATGGAGAAGCACAAAGAAAAAAAACATGAGGAATGGAAGGTGGAGATGGGTAAAATCGAAGCCAAACAACTCGATGAAATGGCTGGCACCATTTTTCGTAAAAACCTCAGTAAAAAAGCTTTGACCCTTGAAGAAGAAGAACGTCGTCAAGAAGTTATGGAGAAGCAATTGCTCATAGAAGCATTAAAAGCCAAGAAGAAAAAACATTAAATTATGATTGAATGGGATTGATTAAGTGTAATGAGTATAGAGAATATGATGGTATTTATCTCTCACCAGTTAGCCCAGAGTAAAAGTTCCTCTGTTTCTGTCAGACGTACTGAAACAGAAAAACAGTCTTTTGGATTTTGGTTGGAGCGTGAAGCTCAAAAGAGCGTCTCGTTATCTTCGGATCTTAAAAAGTCCTTGCATATCTCAATGGCTCCCCCTTTAAAAAGTGAGCATCCCGTTTTAAGTACTTCACCCGTCTCTTTTCATTATTCTGAACGGGTAGCTAAAATTACACCCGAGGTTCTTCCCGCGGT from bacterium (Candidatus Blackallbacteria) CG13_big_fil_rev_8_21_14_2_50_49_14 includes these protein-coding regions:
- the fliJ gene encoding flagellar export protein FliJ gives rise to the protein MAGKKFQYRLEKVLDFRTKKVEQLQAELALAIRDRDTEVAMLNALSEKRTKAQKSLEGYLSRGEVAEVQQTNTFLENLAKKLESQTRIVSKMNESVELIRKKLVVASKEKKIMEKHKEKKHEEWKVEMGKIEAKQLDEMAGTIFRKNLSKKALTLEEEERRQEVMEKQLLIEALKAKKKKH